The following proteins are co-located in the Marispirochaeta aestuarii genome:
- a CDS encoding MFS transporter yields MEQTENGKSITTISAILASVFLLASGSALQTTAVSLRAGLEGFSEQTIGIISSGYFAGILAGSFLALLMIRNVGYVRTFAAFSSMASATSLAHVLIISPGWWVVFRVVHGVCISIVLVVVESWLNSSAPTKSRGRILSLYGIIFLAANGVAQPLLAVFTPREFSLFGITSILISLCVLPVGLAQVKGNPQVSSIGIRLGGIFSKSPMGSTGVIISGLVIGAHITLTPRAVQSWGLSDGAIGLFLLIVAAGTIALQLPLGWVSDHKDRRFALLISCTVGTVAALGLIFTGGMGFYLIILGFLLGGFMMPLYPLAIATVNDQLQYNEMIEAASALYVFYGVGSMLGPLIASQFMAQFGPGGLYLFIAFVMGLYIPFGLFRLRLVPDFLVRGTKATYRTVPRTTVMAYRMLRRPRRRNRKNGKLSDVMESKEDRMLKE; encoded by the coding sequence ATGGAGCAGACTGAAAACGGCAAATCCATCACGACGATTAGCGCTATCCTTGCCAGCGTCTTTCTTTTAGCTTCTGGTTCGGCTCTGCAGACCACGGCCGTCTCCCTGCGGGCCGGCCTGGAGGGTTTCAGCGAACAGACCATAGGAATAATCAGTTCCGGCTATTTTGCCGGGATTCTGGCGGGATCCTTCCTCGCACTGCTGATGATCAGAAACGTCGGCTACGTACGCACCTTTGCCGCCTTCTCTTCCATGGCCTCAGCTACCTCTCTGGCCCACGTGCTGATTATCTCACCGGGCTGGTGGGTTGTATTCCGGGTTGTCCACGGAGTATGTATATCCATTGTGCTCGTGGTGGTAGAGAGCTGGTTGAACTCCTCGGCCCCTACTAAAAGCCGCGGCCGTATCCTGTCCCTCTACGGGATCATCTTCCTGGCCGCCAACGGTGTGGCCCAGCCTCTTCTGGCGGTCTTCACTCCCCGGGAGTTCAGCCTCTTTGGAATCACCTCGATCCTGATATCCCTTTGTGTTCTTCCGGTCGGCCTGGCCCAGGTGAAAGGCAATCCCCAAGTCTCGAGTATCGGCATCCGTTTAGGCGGTATATTCAGTAAATCGCCCATGGGTTCAACCGGCGTCATCATAAGTGGTCTGGTCATTGGAGCCCATATAACCCTCACTCCCCGGGCCGTTCAGAGCTGGGGCTTGAGTGACGGAGCGATAGGCCTCTTCCTCCTTATCGTGGCTGCCGGAACGATCGCACTGCAGCTCCCCCTGGGCTGGGTCTCGGACCACAAAGACCGGCGCTTCGCATTGCTGATCAGCTGCACCGTGGGGACTGTCGCCGCTTTGGGACTGATCTTCACCGGCGGAATGGGTTTTTACCTCATAATTCTGGGATTCCTGTTGGGGGGATTCATGATGCCCCTTTATCCGCTGGCCATCGCCACGGTTAACGACCAGCTGCAGTACAACGAGATGATCGAAGCTGCCAGCGCCCTCTATGTTTTCTACGGAGTGGGTTCGATGCTCGGGCCGCTTATTGCGTCCCAGTTCATGGCTCAATTCGGTCCCGGAGGTCTCTATCTCTTTATAGCCTTTGTAATGGGGCTCTACATCCCCTTCGGACTCTTTCGTTTGCGTCTGGTTCCGGACTTCCTGGTTCGAGGAACCAAGGCCACCTACCGTACTGTGCCAAGGACAACGGTAATGGCTTACAGAATGTTAAGACGACCCAGGAGACGGAACCGCAAAAACGGAAAATTATCTGACGTGATGGAATCGAAGGAAGATCGTATGTTAAAAGAATAA